The stretch of DNA tgtttataatgggatttgttctcaccggttttccggctgttgttatgtctgtatgtgtgcataacaacaggtggggcaggatctgggtcacgcagaggatgagagatggacatagcgtggtgatctcgggcatagcagaagaactagtagttgtacttttggcatgtactatatttaattactagttgtcgaatatggtttggaaccagacatatttgtatcttttgttatagattatgttgttaatatctatggtgtatgcttgagttatataacagtagaattaatgttaaaagcaaaaatttgacccactttttatattaatgatccgttttaatcccaaagaaaagtattagagcccgggtccccacacaaaagtaactcaagaatttaacatcgcgaccagaaacaatagttctaggcatgccatgcaacctagcaacttctctaaagaacaaatccgcaatgtttgaggcatcatcggttttatgacaagctataaaatgtgccatctaagagaatctatccacaacaacaaaaatagaatctctccccttctgagacctaggcaaccccaaaataaagtccatacaaatgtcaatccaagttctttttaagaatagcacgcaaaagtgttcccaaagttctgttgacaacttcagtttgtccatccgtttgaggatgacaagtagtagaaaacaacaattttgtgccaagtttagcccataaagtattccgaaagtaactttgaatttaacatcgcgaccagaaacaatattcctaggcatgcaatgcaacctaacgacttctctaaagaacaaatccgcaatttttgaggcatcatcggttttatgacaagatataaaatgtgccatcttagataatctatccacaacaacaaaaatagaatccctccccttcttagtcctcgacaaccccaaaataaagtccatacaaatttcaatccaaattctttttaagaatagcacgcaaaagtgttcccaaagttctattgacaacttaagtttgtccatccgtttgaggatgacaagtagtagaaaacaacaattttgtgccaagtttagcccataaattcttccaaaagtaactaaagaatttaacatcgcgaccaaaaacaatagtcctaggcatgcaatgcaacctaacaacttctctaaagaacaaatccgcaatgtttgaagcatcatcggttttaaaatgtgccatcttagagaatctatccacaacaacaaaaatagaatccctccccttcttagtcctaggcaaccccaaaataaagtccatagaaatgtcaatccaagttctatttaagaatagcacgcaaaagtgttcccaaagttctattgacaacttcagtttgtccatccgcttgaggatgacaagtaatagaaaactacaattttgtgccaagtttagcccataaagtcttccaaaagtaactcaagaatttaacatcgcgaccaaaaacaatagtcctaggcatgccatgcaacctaacgacttctataaagaacaaatccgcaatgtttgaagcatcatcggttttatgacaagctataaaacgtgccatcttagaaaatctatccacaacaacaaaaatagaatcactcctcttcttagtcctaggcaagcccaaaataaagttcatagaaaagtcaatccaagttctttttaggaatagcacgcaaaagtgttcccaaagttctattgacaacttcagtttgtccatccgtttgagaatgacaagtagtagaaaacaacaatttcgtgccaagtttagcccataaattcttccaaaagtaactcaagaatttaacatcgcgaccagaaacaatagtcctaggcatgccatgcaacctagcgacttctctaaataacaaatccgcgatgtttgaagcatcaactgttttatgacaagctataaaatgtgccatcttagagaatctatccacaacaacaaaaatagaatccctccccttcttaatcctaggcaaccccaaaataaagtcaatagaaatgtcaatccaagttctatttaagaatagcacgcaaaagtcttcccaaagttctattgacaacttcagtttgtccatccgcttgaggatgacaagtagtagaaaacaacaattttgtgccaagtttagcccataaagtcttccaaaagtaactcaagaatttaacatcgcgaccagaaacaatagtcctaggcatgccatgcaacctaacgacttctataaaaaaaaaatccgcaatgtttgaagcatcatcggttttatgacaagctataaaatgtgccatcttagagaatctatccacaccaacaaaaatagaatccctccccttctttgtactgcccggaaatttaatcctggtaatctgtaattattgagttataaatttgatatgattatgaaaggattaatcgggacacgaaataagatgtTATGTGAAGGGTGCgaattgttggacagaacaagtggcgcccgagcggtaagaaatgaccgctcgggcgccaaagtTCAATAGCAACacgtcttggacagaagatgtggcgcccgggcggtagtttgggACCTTCCGAGCGCCAAAGTGCATTCGGAGAATTCTTGGACGgagagtgccgcgctcgagcggtattttcttaccgcccgagcgccgaccaaaATGCATGACAACAAGCCACGTTTCTTTAACCGAGCAAATtgatatatatacgtatatatttGTTAAATCCCTCATAATTCATAAAGAAGGAAACCGAGAAAAAGGGTCAgggaaaagagtgaaaaatccttacgccatttgtgagaaatccgtccgtctgattttaaatccgacttcagtaccgagttcctatcaacgtaggctacaactgggcgtaagttttgctatgttttgacatgttttgaaattagactattgtcagaattgaataggattcatgtatgatgttcttgtcatgttagacatcatagaatcgaagtcagattaaagaacggactgtttatgtaattgttatgcttttcggagtcgatgtgactgagaattcatatcagatatgtattgttattgagattataacTATTATCGATATGGATTATGagctctggtattatatctgtgatgttgggattgacggggttactgaaattgtattgtcataccgtcgaaacatcaatgaattgatattgatcagactcagtattgattgtgattatatcgtgatattgtcgatataaattggattgtgtcttgattcgatattaatcagaacaggctttgaactgagctgtatattgacacagtctattcgatattgtgaattcagattgacatggacagacgtgaaatggagtcttcgtcttcgtcagatcatgaagacaaaggtataagtcaatgtggtatggggagatggacttgagtcggtttagacttgggtttccctaaatcacatactgtactttattgcattgatatttgcattgattgattgatatacttgttttcttgagttatagattacaggtatcagaagagtaatcttatgacagaagtgccgttagtggtgggatcgccacgggcacattgcacgatgtcataagatggtgtattggcggtagtgccaaagtctgtcattaGATGATGGATTATCGATGTGGGTAGActgataacttcttctattactgttagttgatattacatcgatgtggatagatgtatagcttattctattactgttgattggtattatatcgatgtggatagattcatcgttccttctattactgttaatcgatgttatatcgatgtggatagaatcggactttgttctattactggtaatcgatatcatatcaatgtgaatagaatcagggcttgctctattactggtaatcgataatatatcaatgtgaatagaataagggtttcgtctattactgttaatcgatattgtatcggtgtggatagaactggagtcttttctattactggtaatcgatactatatcggcgtggatagaacttgagtcttttctattactgttagtcgatatatgcagaccgacgtctggaaccgggatccctagactaggattgagtctagtctgaatttggtagctacgagtattgttgacagtgggttattgattatgtttcagattgttacatattgttgatacctgattacatgctttatatttgttatatgattgtatgtttcattgatttatactgggagttattctcactggtttatccggctgttttcttgtctgtatgtgtacttgacaacaggtgggacaggttcagggtcgaggagatgaggagagatcgagttagagtggagacttcggactttgatctgagatagggtttgaacacttgatattagatgttaaactctagtttgaataaatgctttgtaatacaggatttgtattttatatactgagatgtatatatgttttatttcactacgttccgcaatttaaaaagaaaaatttttagacccggttttataaattgattaattagtcccaatgatgattaagaacttgattagcgtccgggtccccacaacaggtggtatcagagccgtaggtccttgaattgtaggttccttagcactgagataaaagttagtgagcggggtagattgagttttctttccctgcatgtgattgctagcatgtgatttcatATACTGATGATTTatatgtatgctagcatgatattatgttttattgcctggatttatatggcatagaaatgcatataatgttgaaataacattgtatctgctaagatttcagtatgttgtTACTGTGTATTAAACTACATGTTACATGAATATCTGAgctgatttggtaatatgtattatttgaaactggatcagaaccaattcttgatcagaggtaagctgatcaggattgggattgagacggatttgtctcctgttactactaacgtctgtgattatcagatattcctcctagaaggattccagaactgggtagtacatcgtatgatcagatggatgtgtctgaaactctgatggaaacacagatgaTAAGATTTCATTCATTTCAACCACCGATTTTGAGGGGTGTTGAGACACCAGCTGATTGTGAGACTTGGCTGGAGGAGATCgaaatgctgtttgaatttCTGGGATTCACAGACGAGTGCAGAATTAAACTGGTTGGGAATCAACTACGGGAagtcgctaggagttggtggctggtaaATCGGGAAGCCATAGTACAGCGTGGTTTCATGATTACGTGGAAACTTTTCAaggttgaattttatcaaaggtttgtaCCTTTATCATATCGAGAAGataaaagtgcagaatttgcaaatttgaggcaGGGTCAATTGAAGATCGAGGAATATTTGGCCCATTTCTTCACCGTATTACAGTTTGGTCCgcaagtggctagaaatgatacagctgtagctgatcagtttatcaagggcTTGAATCCGGAAATACGCACCTTGGTGACTGTAAAACAACCGAGTAATTTTGCTGATACTCTTaatcgagccagaagagcagaaatcgttctaatgagacaaaaagaagcttcatatgttcttccaacaccgataccacaacaactgccttccagaatcgagatGGGCAGcggtagtggaggaaagaaagagatgttgaaagttcaaaagaagcaattcaaaaaatttgggagcggttcatctagctctagcggttctagtccgagttatactggcatTTATTGCAGAAATTGCAggggaagacattccacagaacagtgccgaggagtgtttggcaactgccgcatttgtaaacagcaaggacattttgctaaaAGCTTCCGGAGATCTTATGGAGCAGAACCATCTGGTTGTAAAGACCAGGAGACAGACCCAGGACAGACTTGATGAGATTGTAACAGATAACTGGTCTTTTAT from Primulina eburnea isolate SZY01 chromosome 6, ASM2296580v1, whole genome shotgun sequence encodes:
- the LOC140835299 gene encoding uncharacterized protein encodes the protein METQMIRFHSFQPPILRGVETPADCETWLEEIEMLFEFLGFTDECRIKLVGNQLREVARSWWLVNREAIVQRGFMITWKLFKVEFYQRFVPLSYREDKSAEFANLRQGQLKIEEYLAHFFTVLQFGPQVARNDTAVADQFIKGLNPEIRTLQGHFAKSFRRSYGAEPSGCKDQETDPGQT